In Desulfosudis oleivorans Hxd3, the DNA window TTCGCGACCCCTCTGCATTACTGTTTGGCCGTGGACTCTATTCAATACTCATAAGCAACGCCTACCTGAGCAGGGAGATATTCCAGGTAAACACAGCCCATAATGCATTCCTGGCGCTCTTCCTCGACTGTGGATTGATTGTTTTTTCCTTGTTTGTCTTTTATCTGACTGTATTTTTAAAAAAGGCGTGGTCTCTGGCAAAAAAGGCCGACACATCGACGGGATGGGCGCTTTTCACCTGTCTGATCACCTACCTGGTGGGCACCATATCCGGAAGAGACTTTTTCCCTTCACGTCATAACATGTACATGTTTCCCATCATCGCACTGCTGATTAATTATTTTCGGTTACACCTTTCTGCCGGTAAATATAAAGAGGCCCCTTTTCCAAATGGCGACTAAACCCCATATCTGTTTTGTGGCACCAATGGCATGGCCCGTCCTTTGCGAGGTTCCGGGCTTGCAGGCCATTGGAGGGGCCGAACTTCAGCAGGTGCTGCTGGCCAGGGAGCTGGCGCACCGGGGTTACCCGGTTACCATGATCACCTTTGATTTTGGACAGGCGGAAAATGCGCCCATAGACGGCATTCGCGTTCTGAAAACCGTCAAGCCAGGCCAGGGTATCCCGTTTGTCCGTTTTTTCCACCCCAATATTTCATCCCTGTGGAAAGCCATGCAAAAGGCGGATGCCGATATCTATTACCAGCGTACCGCCGCCTACCTGACCGGTGTTGTCTGCCTGTTTGCCCGGCGGCACAAAAAAAAGTTTGTCTATGCCGGGGCGCATGATTCAGACTTTGTAAAAGGAAGCGAACTGCTGGCCCATGCCAGGGACAGGTGGCTTTTTCGATATGGCTTACAAAGGGCGGATGCAGTGATTGTACAGAACGGGCAGCAGGAAAAAGACTGCGCCAGAAACTATTCCGCGGCCCCCTTTCTGGTGCCGAATTTCTATCCCATGCCGAAAAAACAGGCCGAAAATAAAGGAGCTGCCATTTTATGGGTCGGCACCATGCGGCC includes these proteins:
- a CDS encoding glycosyltransferase family 4 protein, with product MATKPHICFVAPMAWPVLCEVPGLQAIGGAELQQVLLARELAHRGYPVTMITFDFGQAENAPIDGIRVLKTVKPGQGIPFVRFFHPNISSLWKAMQKADADIYYQRTAAYLTGVVCLFARRHKKKFVYAGAHDSDFVKGSELLAHARDRWLFRYGLQRADAVIVQNGQQEKDCARNYSAAPFLVPNFYPMPKKQAENKGAAILWVGTMRPFKRPELFLDLAGALPEHRFIMIGGADPSRPDYYRAIRQQAEKHDNLDFLGFQPLDETEKAFDRAALFVNTSLQEGFPNTFLQAWARGVPTVSFFSPFTGSNDNRPGIYVNTPEELARNVAHLMNTPGERQTSGEQYRQYYLDHFSPNAVVPQYEAIINRLV